The window GTCAACATTTCAGGGCCAAGTACTTCACCAGATATTAGCTCCCCACCCACTTCTCTTGTCTCTAGGTCAACCGTGCATACAGACCCTCGAGGTGAGCATTTTATTTCTAATAAGCTGTTAATTatcttgtttgtttgtttcaGTAAATGCTCTTCACCGTCATAACGTAACCATAATAAAGCGTTATTTTGTGGATTTTGTATCAAATATTCGAAGTGGCTTAAGAACAAATaaagtcattgctgaacacTTTTTGATGGCAATGAAAGATAACTACGATAGTAATATTCCTAATTTTGACAATACTGACGCAATCCTCACGTACTTAGTGAATAGTTTggactataataattgtgaGCTACTGTACGAAATTGTTGAAACATATGGTGATAATGACATGAGAAAATCTATGAAGGAGTATAAACAGCACAAGGAATCGTATATGTTTGGTGCTCTACTCATAGACGTTGTAGCAATTAACAACATGCTTTCTGATGCTTTTGTTCGAGGCAGATCATCTACTTTATGTAAAAGGCAAAGCAAAGAGTATCGTAATCTTCTATCGATAGCGTTGAGTACGGACGTCAGCATAAGTAGTCTGAACTATGTAGAAAGTTGGTGGAAACGTTTGTCTTATTTTGGCCTGCCAAAAGTTGGTGTGATCTTGGACTCCATAGTGGCCGGTGGTGGTATTAGAGTAACACCCGAAGAACAAAGTTATAGTGCGGTAAGTGTATACAGACAAGTCTACTTAGATTCATGTATTTCACTACATCATGATAGCCTGTATTTCATAGCCTGTATTTCACTACATCATGATAGTCTGTATCGGAGAAGTTACTGGCAGAATGTCGCAGTGGGACAGCTGACATTGAAGTGGTGAGAGGCTACCTGGAGCAAGAAGACTGTGACGTCAATATCAGGGAAAATGATGACGTATGTAATATGATGTGTGTTAtacttgttatgcctcggtgcgcgtgcgcaagcgaggtataacAAGTatagcgaggtatacggtagtgtgtttgtgtgtgtgtctgggttataatagctagtagtagctttatgttatgtagctttgacacctccaccgatgcatcagcacccgcggtgctttcatttgtatAATGGCTCTTGTACTGTAGGACCAGTGGAGTCCATTGATGTGGGCTCTTGAGAACAAACACTTTGATATTGCTAAACTGCTCCTGCAATACAAGCCTCAAGTTCATATTTGGGACACGGTGGTAATCCTCTTACTATAATGGCAGGGTACAATgtaacattgtgtgtgtacagggagGGTTGTCTCCGTTGGTGCTGGCCAGTAGAGCAGGAGACCTGGAGATAGTGCAGGGAATAGTGGCACTGGGAGCAGAGATTAACCTGCCCACAAATGTGAGTGAGACAATACCTGCATTGTGTATTTGGTAGTAACTGTCCAACAGGGAAGAATGACTCCTCTGATGTACGCTGCTCAAAAGGGTCATGCCGAGGTGGTTACATTTCTATTGGAGAAGGGAGCATTTGTGGATTTCCCTAATGTGGTATGAACAACTCTTTTattatacggtagtgtgtgcatgtgtgtgtgtgtgtgtgtgcatgtgtagactgctacagctgctcaatgatcaatgaagtgcaagtaagagtttctatataggcttctagtcatgttttcttagattttaattcataataatgcttcgttctcaaagttttgcttacttggaatgccattacagccttttcagaagagtgcgtagtaAAACTTGTTtttggagtgttgctactctacttagcagttagctctgcactagaacgctagcagtgagaagagagctgcaaggctctactgtacTGATGCAGCAGGCATTAATTTTTGACTTTGTACTTTGTCATCCTTTCTAACAATCATGattgatcatttcccactcttgtttccctgtgattagcCTGATACaaacatccaccgaggcatcagcacctgcggcgcttttatttttttatagaTACATTCATACTGATAGTaccatatagcgcgaaattttcgctgatttcgtggattagcaatcctacacaaaacttaagtccacgaaaatgttatctgctataacgtgcaaaagaataaaggcgtggcttccggtaagcagtcatttcacgaacattgtgcaacgaaaaggctattccacgaaatataatgTACCTCGAAATTTTCGCGCTATTATGGTATACAACGAAGTGTAACTGATGTAGATCTATGTAGAACGATGTTAAAGTTCAGTTTAGCGTAAATTGGCCTTTGTGGCAGCTACATAGGTCCCTAATATGACTACTGTATAGAGGTTATTTCtagggggcaaaatattcgtggagGCCAAGTAATATTTAGCCAGTttgtggatattattttcgttgttgctgcttgcactgcaggaaAAGGTAggaaggtcgcttcattcgtgggtaaaatattcgagattcaaccacaaaaaccataAATATTTTAATTGTCCCCCCctccgaaaattacccgctatatcaAACACCACTGTCCCATCCCTATAGCTATTTTATTGTCTGTCACACAGAATGGGTGGACTCCAGTCATGCAAGCCAGTCAGGAAGGTCATGTGGATGTGGTGAATATCTTACTAAAGTATGATGCAAAGGCTAATCATAAAAACAATGTAAGGAGACTTTAATAATTCAGAATGACTTGTGTATCATCTCAGACTTGTATGAATTGCAGGATGGGATGACTGCTCTATCTTTGGCTACCAGAAACAACCACTCCGATGTAGTGAAGGTTCTTGAAAGTGCCATGGTCCGTGACGAGCGAGTACAAGTATGCGTTTGtttcaatattaattttacctGAGTGGGAGGGAGTGGGGCAGGGTTTTATGGATTTTTAGCTGCGAGGGGGGTCTGGGGGTCCTCCCCTTGACATTTTTTGAGGAATGgttatctgaggtgcaatttGGGTTTTTTGTGCTTCAAACCATACATTTTACTAGTCTAGTTCGAGATTGTAGACATTTTTAAGGAGAGAAgtcatacatttttattatgacatcattgatTTCTAGGGGGGGAATTTTGGCTGGGGATGGGAAATCCCAGCCCCCCCCACcacctgtatgaaaccctgtgGGGTCTTGCATTTCCTACATGTGTATGAGcacaataatttatgtatatCTGTATGATGATgtgatgatgtaatgttgtACTAATTGCATGCAGGATATTGCAAACACCAATGTTGATGAAAGCCATTCCGACGACAGTGGTGAGGAAGACTCAGAACAAGGTAATCACATTTCAATAGTAATTTTGACTGAGTTTCAATACTGTTTTCTAATGCAGACAAATATCTTCAAAAATTCAATGAGCTTATGGAAGACACAGAACAAATTGATATGCAATATTTAAAACTGTACCTCATTGGTCTCCCGGGTGTTGGCAAAACTACTTTTCGAAAGCGTTTAACTCGATCCCTTGTCAATATATCATCTTTGCCTCTGAAGGACAGACAACATTATAGCACTCATTTAGCAGAATGCATACAAACACTTTGCATACTTCAAGACGAAGAACATTTGGACGTAGAAATTTCTGAAAGCCTGGATGATGAAATGAAAGCAATTTTCAAATACTTGCTGGGAAATACAGAAATGAAGGAACCTGCTCCCACTGACTCTAACTCCACTAAGGCAATTTCCTCTGAAGGTTCTCTTGATTCAAATACCAGTCAGGAATATGAAGGATCATCAACTCAGCTCGATTCCAGTCCAGTTGGTGAATCTAACGAAACAACAAAACCAACTGAAAAAGACGAAACTAAATCAAAGCTTTCCCGTGTGTTGGCAGAGATCAGAGGAGTTGTTGCTTCTGGAAACTATGCAGACTTTATTTTAAGACACAAGATTCTGCTCAATATTATAGATATCGGTGGACAGCCTGGATTTTTGGAGATGCTTCCCTTCATATGTGGTGGTCCAGGAATATTTTTTGTTTTCTTCCCTTTAGACAAAGAATTTGATAAACGATACCAAATATGCTATCAGCGTGATGAGGATAGAATAACACCGTACGAAGCAAACTATTCGATTCGAGAGACTATTGCCCAAATATTGTCTGGAATTAGCTACCACACATCTGAAATATTGCCCATAAACGACAAGTACAAACAATTTACAAGTGTTAAACCAACTATCACACTCATTGGTACTTTTAAAGATGAGCTTGAGCGTCAAATGGAAAAAGAGGTCAGAGACACCATGCAACAGCAAGTAAGCGGTTCTGAGGTGGTACAGCAGCAAAACACAGTTTCTGAGCAAGGGGCAACAAAAACAAGACAAAGATTAGAAGAGCTCCACAAATCGGTGAAGGAAACTACTTCAAAATCATATTTTAGTGATTTCGTAGTCCCAGCAAATGCACGTGAGAATAAAATATTCTTTGAAGTTGACAACTATGAAGGGGATGATAAGGATCTTGAACCAATTAGAGCTCATATTCGCAGCTGTCTTCGAGACAATAAGGGATCCATGAAAGTTCCCATTCGACCTGTTCAGCTATTGTTCAGTATCATTCTTAGAAAAGAGTACCAGATTGTGAAACTGGAAGATTGTATGAAGATTGGCAACGAGTTGAATATGGATGAGGATACTGTAGATTTTACTCTTTGGTATTTCAATCAGTTAGGAACTATTATTTATCGACCAGAGATTGGTGGATGGTTTAAGGACAATGTCATTTGTAGCCCACAAGTCATTTTCAACAGTATTAGTACGTTGATAATCGAGCCTCTACTGAAGCTTCACAGAAGTGAAGAACGTTTTGTGAAAAAGCATCACGACAATTGGGAAAAAGGACAGTTTTTACTCGAAACAATTAAAAAATCCCTACCCTCTTCAGGTGATGACTTAACAGTTATTCCTTTGGAAAACCTCATCATATTTCTGAAACATGTACATCTGATTTCATCCATCGAAGCAAAGGAGGTAAATATACGCGGTGAAACTTCGGTAGTTCGATATTTCATGCCTGCTATTCTAGATTGTGCTACTCAAGATGAATTGTTAACAGCACCCGTTCCAAATAATGTAACTCCAGTTTCACTGCTCTTGTTCTTCAAGTATGGTTCAAGTAAAGACGTTGCAGATTCTGTACCAATCGGCCTTTTCTGTGCTATGATTGCTAAGTTAGTTTCGGATGGAGATGAGGATATTTTTGGAGCCGAATGGAAACTTGTGGATTCACATGTTAAACGAAACATTGTTTCCTTTCATGTTGACGATTATAATCACGTTGTTACATTGGTCTCCCATGCTGGTTGCTATGAGATACGCGTTACAAGATCAAAAAATTCACCGATTGATCTGCACGACCTTTGTACTTATGTCTACACAACAATAATGGCTGTGCTGAAAGATCTGAACCATTTCGTTTGTCCCACCATTGGTTTCATTTGCCCTTGTGGTCAGCACCAAGATTCTACACTTAGAGTTCTCGACAACAGCTGTGTGATTGTAGTcccaaagaaaaagaaagaaatggcCTTCTTCCGGTGCTTGAAAACGGAGGACACCGTCAGTCTTGTCGACCAGCAGTATCATCCCTGGATAACAAAGGTATGTTCATTGTTCAGAGTTTGGTAATTACTGTCTATTTCTATTTCTGTAGGAAAGTAACGGTAACAGAGAAGTTGTACTAAGAGCATTTCCATTTGAAGAGCCAGATGGTTTCTCATTCTCATGGTCTGGAAAGGGATCATTAAAGCAGCTCTCCACTACCACCAACGAGCTGTGCATCCAAGCAGCTGAATCAGGCGATTATTACAAGTGCTGTGTAAGCAAACAAACAAGAAAAGGGGAGACAGCCAGTTTCACTGTACACCACTTCATAAAAACAGGTATGAAATATACTGTTAACTAAATTGTAGAAGAGTTGCTGGTGCAAATGTTTTTGAGAGACAAACTGTTTTTCTCACACTGCTGTGGCTTTTTTAGTTAATTTGCTAATGTAATTAGTGTGCCTTCTCTTCCCTTAATGACCTTATGACCTTATGAAGCACCTAACTTAGTATGCTTTCTACTCAGATTGCCATGGATCAAGAAAGCACCAAATGTCTAGTACGATATCTGATGTCTCAGAGTCAACTGCTGATGGACCTTCCAGACCAAAGAAACAAAAGCTGACTGCTGCTACTGGAACTGAAAAAATGCTCAGTCCAACTGGAGAGGAAGTCGTAGCAAAACGTGACGATCATAGTCCTGTAAGTTGCCAAGTCAGTCTTATTCTGCGACCATTACACTCCTTCCCTGTGTTGCTGTTGTATACCATTATAGTTGGTCTCTGAGTCTCATGCATTAATTACCTTTTCACTCTCAGATGAATCAATGGATATTTTCAACTTCTTATGAAACAGTTCAGGAATTATTGTGGCCTGCTACGAGCAAATGGTACAACTTGGGAACTGCTCTCAAAGTAGACAGGAACAAACTGGCAAGTATCAAGAAATCCAACCCAAATAACTGCGAGGACTGCTTTAATGATATGCTTAAGAGCTGCTCAGAGACGAACACCAGTCTCACTTGGACTGATGTGTGTAAAGCCCTCAGGACATCAACAGTGGCTCGTAATGATGTGGCAGAGAAGATTGAGCAATATTTCGTACGAGACGAATAGCGATGATAGTGTTTTAAGTATAGAGGAAAGGTAGATAGAAGAAAAAGAATTATGGCTAAAACAGGAACTTTATGCAAAAACTTGGGCACATTACAGCATATTTAATTGTCACTAATttttgtgtatgcatgtgatgAATTTCATTAAAATATTAAATGAGGAAGTGGTTTAATTggccagctagctagagtcATAGATGTAAAAATAATAACTCTCAATGTCTCCTCTCAATGTCTCTCTGCTGGTTCTGGCATTCTGTTTGCTGCTTCAGTGTGGAGATGTCAAGCCCAATCCAGGACCAACAAGTACAAGTAAGAACTTTGCTTGCTCTAACCATAGGCACTAGGCATAGGCATAGGCATAGGCATAGGCATAGGCATATAGATATCTATGTGCTTATTGCATGTTGTCTGTTTGTATGATAGATGCAGGATATGAAGCAATGGTTGACTGTGCAGAAGAACTTGTGAGCTCCCTATCTACAGATCCAAAAGGATTTGCTATCTCTTTGTTTAGCAAGCGATTGATATCTCCTCACGTACTTGAGCAGACAAATGAGCTGAATGAAACTAACACTGAAAAGGCAGGAAGACCGTACACTGAAGTATTGAAAATAGTGCAGCGATGTCTTGAAGAATATAAGACCTTTGTTGGTAGACTTGAAGACCGAAAACATTGTAATGATATCGTTCAAAAACTTGGCCAAAAATACGCTCTTCACGGTAGGTCGGCCATTAATTCCAGCACAGTTAGTGTGGTAATCTCATTGTGGTACTCATCTTTCCAGTAGAGGAAGATGCCAGACGGAGAGAAGTTATTCCCCATGAAAGTGAAAATGGTGGTGCTATTGTTAGAAGTGATTCTCTCGCTACATCAGTCTTTAGCTCCCCACCCACTAGTCCAATGTCCCTCGCTTCTTCACTATCCTCTTCACTAACTGGAACTATATCTATGAGGTCTAGTGAGGAAAAAGGTAAGGATATTTTTGATATTAAACATTGTATACATGTTGTTAACTCTCATTTTCAGTATTGAATGCTCTTCGCAAGAGTAACTTGGTCAGTATGGAGCAATATTTCTCTGACTTCACTGCTAGGATTGCAAAACGTTTTACAGAAGATACTAGTACTCACAATATTGAGAAATAAGAAATGCTTTGAAATTCCATTATGGAGAAATGCCCCATAAAGATATTTGGGGTATTTTTAAGTATTTGATCGATAAGCAATACTGGGActgctttaataattatgagcatcTTTTATATCTAATTGATACATATGGCAATGGTGTCATGAAAAAAGAGAAAGAATTAAGGATTTCTAAATAGGAAAGAATCATTTTCGGTTGCAACTGAACTTCGAGAATATTTATCAGAAAAAAGACATCTACTTTCTTAAAATCTAGAAAATAAAGGACGACCAGCTACTAAACGTCGAAGAAGCAGTAAAGAATATCGTGACAAATTAGGAGTGAAATTAAACATGAACATAAGCGGAAAAACACTAAAATACATTGAGAACCTGTGGTCGAGATTATCATACTTGGGTTTGCCTAAGATTGGGGTAATTCTGGACAGTATCATTGATGGATCTATTCATATCTTTTGGACCATACTTCTTCCAATCATTGCTCTAAATTTTCGAAAGAAGGCTACGCAGCCTGGAGCAGCTGAGTTTTTTAAGAAGAATAGAATTGTTCAAGTAACCCTAAATGATGATTGCATTTATTAAGCTGAAGATTTAACTCCTTCAATTACAAATAAGCTGCCAACATCGGAATCTATTGAAGAAGAGCCAGCTGAGCTGAGTGGATCAGAGGACGAGCCGGGTGAAACACAGGATGATGAAACTGTAATAGTCGAACAATCTCTTGAGGAGGAGGAGTCTACAGTGAATGATGTAGCTGATGAAGTGAAGAGCAAAAAAAAGGATTCTGTAGAAAAAGACATCAGTGATGAGCCTGTGAAAAGTGAACCACCCGCTAAAGAAAAGAGTACTGGCATTGTGAGTGTCCTGATTATTGTGTATTAATTCCATCAACTTGTCTTTAAATTTCCTTTAGCTGTCTACATGGGCTAGAAAATTCAAAGAAAAACGCCTTTTTAAAAAGAAGGTAAGATGTATTTAATTAAGAACTTTTTTGCATCTCATATGTATATTGACAGACAATCTCGGATAAGTTACTGGCAGAATGTCGCAGTAAAAAAGCTGACATTGAAGTGGTGAGAGGCTACCTGGAGAGAGAAGACTGTGACGTCAATATCAGGGAAAATGATGACGtatgtaataatattatggtgtTTGCCTCTATACTATAATGGCCCTTGACTTTAGTTCAAGTGGAGTCCATTGATGTGGGCTTGCAAGAACAAACACTTTGAGATAGGGAGGCTACTCCTGAAGTACCACCCTCAAGTTCATATTCAGGACAAGGTGTGTAGAAAACAAAATAACGTAGCTAGGTGgtattgtgtatgtgtgtacagagaGGGT of the Halichondria panicea chromosome 2, odHalPani1.1, whole genome shotgun sequence genome contains:
- the LOC135332127 gene encoding uncharacterized protein LOC135332127 isoform X1, with the protein product MRSSGNKSAVTIGTLGDDEPLPELSKIFPRPSWQLQACVVSVLINPLMYRVYQILVTIGYILCPIGTSGSFSASAYASNFVICPVPVVDLSWTGLFPCDLGWRGSALVVAIVSVVFLVSYLFIRACLTRWNPRRIIKQIVNCTVKENERKRERDKFNVSLITSVLTPALSFSLVVFLHHLLLQCGDVESNPGPGNIGYERMVSCAERIIERLSRDLKRIATSLLSKRLISHTCMRRATIKLGETEVDKARRLYTTVLDVVKNYPERYDDFVAILRERGGMYTDLLEMLEIKERSEVTTESEPIRTREEVVAKHRNAMNQNIHQSDLGQVYEHLLPARTEWYNLGQQERYHGWIYPDSTPTPVPRSSDSTPTPVPWSFTDSDAATPTPTQVPRSSDSTPTPVPRSFTDSDSTPTPVPRSFTDSDSTPTPVPWNFSDLDSATPTPTQVPRSSDSTPTSVPRNFFDRQLFPSAQLPEPVYSPYAPHYQERSEATTESEPVRTEEEIVARHQHHNAMNEKIHPSDLEQVYELLFPARSNWYDLGRALKINTDTLDDIEKNNPNNVEICLRKMLKICLDTNTSLTWSDLENTKLHLLKPPPQFLVRSESTPQYKTMLSCMSALITTIAQAPQQFYDEVIAAGFLVNQIREFIRHPVHTNRAKATKLVNFMTDRVKTSPSDFERFMAILKRLPWTKQIVGILQSSYQQQEFFVEKKQHFPISEKLLAECRSDTADIEVVRGYLEQGDCDVNIRDDDWLQWSPLMWALENKHFDIAKLLLQYKPQVNIQDTRGWSPLVLASVAGDLEIVQGIVALGAEIDLPTNTKWTPLMWAAQEGHAKVVTFLLEKGAFVDFPDEDGWTPLMRAAEQSEEDHVDVVNVLVKYGANVDHRNNDGKTALYLAEMENNSLRDIVKLLESAMVHDERVQDIANTNVDESHSDDSGEEDSEQDKYLQKFNELMEDTEQIDMQYLKLYLIGLPGVGKTTFRKRLTRSLVNISSLPLKDRQHYSTHLAECIQTLCILQDEEHLDVEISESLDDEMKAIFKYLLGNTEMKEPAPTDSNSTKAISSEGSLDSNTSQEYEGSSTQLDSSPVGESNETTKPTEKDETKSKLSRVLAEIRGVVASGNYADFILRHKILLNIIDIGGQPGFLEMLPFICGGPGIFFVFFPLDKEFDKRYQICYQRDEDRITPYEANYSIRETIAQILSGISYHTSEILPINDKYKQFTSVKPTITLIGTFKDELERQMEKEVRDTMQQQVSGSEVVQQQNTVSEQGATKTRQRLEELHKSVKETTSKSYFSDFVVPANARENKIFFEVDNYEGDDKDLEPIRAHIRSCLRDNKGSMKVPIRPVQLLFSIILRKEYQIVKLEDCMKIGNELNMDEDTVDFTLWYFNQLGTIIYRPEIGGWFKDNVICSPQVIFNSISTLIIEPLLKLHRSEERFVKKHHDNWEKGQFLLETIKKSLPSSGDDLTVIPLENLIIFLKHVHLISSIEAKEVNIRGETSVVRYFMPAILDCATQDELLTAPVPNNVTPVSLLLFFKYGSSKDVADSVPIGLFCAMIAKLVSDGDEDIFGAEWKLVDSHVKRNIVSFHVDDYNHVVTLVSHAGCYEIRVTRSKNSPIDLHDLCTYVYTTIMAVLKDLNHFVCPTIGFICPCGQHQDSTLRVLDNSCVIVVPKKKKEMAFFRCLKTEDTVSLVDQQYHPWITKESNGNREVVLRAFPFEEPDGFSFSWSGKGSLKQLSTTTNELCIQAAESGDYYKCCVSKQTRKGETASFTVHHFIKTDCHGSRKHQMSSTISDVSESTADGPSRPKKQKLTAATGTEKMLSPTGEEVVAKRDDHSPVSCQMNQWIFSTSYETVQELLWPATSKWYNLGTALKVDRNKLASIKKSNPNNCEDCFNDMLKSCSETNTSLTWTDVCKALRTSTVARNDVAEKIEQYFVRDE
- the LOC135332149 gene encoding uncharacterized protein LOC135332149 isoform X1: MSPLNVSLLVLAFCLLLQCGDVKPNPGPTSTNAGYEAMVDCAEELVSSLSTDPKGFAISLFSKRLISPHVLEQTNELNETNTEKAGRPYTEVLKIVQRCLEEYKTFVGRLEDRKHCNDIVQKLGQKYALHVEEDARRREVIPHESENGGAIVRSDSLATSVFSSPPTSPMSLASSLSSSLTGTISMRSSEEKVLNALRKSNLVSMEQYFSDFTARIAKRFTEDTSTHNIEK
- the LOC135332149 gene encoding uncharacterized protein LOC135332149 isoform X2, which codes for MSPLNVSLLVLAFCLLLQCGDVKPNPGPTSTNAGYEAMVDCAEELVSSLSTDPKGFAISLFSKRLISPHVLEQTNELNETNTEKAGRPYTEVLKIVQRCLEEYKTFVGRLEDRKHCNDIVQKLGQKYALHEEDARRREVIPHESENGGAIVRSDSLATSVFSSPPTSPMSLASSLSSSLTGTISMRSSEEKVLNALRKSNLVSMEQYFSDFTARIAKRFTEDTSTHNIEK